Proteins found in one Dermacentor silvarum isolate Dsil-2018 chromosome 8, BIME_Dsil_1.4, whole genome shotgun sequence genomic segment:
- the LOC119461951 gene encoding cuticle protein 16.8 → MLTFLLLGLLLARAYGEDGKGEETLETEGHSFGSLGQATTFRQAGNYLQAAPTYGHSTYGQSAGLDRPQPFDFGYNVQDEFGNNQFRQEKGDESGSVQGAYGYTDAYGVYRKVHYVADQNGFRADIKTNEPGVKQENPADVQLVVEPPPQGVLQQALTGSRSAGFAKLPAAAPAQPRFPAGLHA, encoded by the exons ATGCTGACG TTTCTCCTACTAGGCCTTCTACTAGCGAGAGCCTACGGCGAAGATGGCAAAGGGGAAGAGACGCTTGAAACAGAAGGTCACAGCTTCGGCAGCCTTGGCCAGGCTACGACGTTCAGACAAGCCGGAAACTACCTGCAGGCAGCTCCAACGTATGGGCATTCGACGTATGGGCAGTCAGCAGGACTA GACCGTCCGCAGCCATTCGACTTCGGCTACAACGTTCAGGACGAGTTCGGCAACAACCAGTTCCGCCAAGAGAAAGGTGACGAGTCCGGTTCGGTGCAAGGCGCCTACGGTTACACGGACGCGTACGGCGTCTACCGCAAGGTGCATTACGTGGCCGACCAGAACGGTTTCCGCGCTGACATCAAGACCAACGAGCCGGGCGTCAAGCAGGAGAACCCGGCTGACGTGCAGCTTGTCGTCGAACCCCCGCCGCAGGGTGTGCTTCAGCAGGCACTGACGGGCTCAAGGTCCGCTGGCTTCGCCAAGCTCCCCGCTGCGGCGCCCGCCCAGCCGAGATTCCCGGCGGGCCTGCATGCCTGA
- the LOC119460641 gene encoding uncharacterized protein LOC119460641: MKAQQQLASVLLALFICVRGQQYVPYGPGLNGIQTGQVPAANIIRAPPLPNAPVSSSPVVNLNLPIGRSYKAPEGAYGIGSVVQNGRISIPPGATVAANGNGRLTDVLGLGSLYVERGVSGGSPGRLVRIQKRSADESRDVRHHYEEDLRTAVRELTGAGVLPRHTKHVEYDRESMYRLAKEAIKKNPRKGISFKKPEGGYGVGSIFDSVNPPFSKDTENHKKLEAKVSRKYPVREDAPNSPEEALRTLADHPKGVSYKKPEGEYGVASLFDTTTLFNPFFHRRHRRQAVGSGSVTAVLVDFDKDTDSPAQPPSAPTSSFAPVVGFTVQEPEGGTPSKHILKNVIYRKRPGSFKPAFSPDAPPTKHVLRIPDSIELPPLGGIPEKTGEESPDIQIVASQGTARPKPVVSRKATSTATIEFRPTFPVEHIKPALPPLPRPSTRHHSKASHSHTDASALKKAPAKSMTESHKLATSPLVAVPPGQVVYNRQLAASVPVQPVRNVGLQSRPPAVPTQTLRPAPTVQRVFSQPQLQATAQPTAQVQPQLQAQHNVVAAAPAAAPQSTLQVQPPVVAAAPPQLQAVAASPYPGALYQQYTPLDPTTYQVAQPGQYQTFHHSPYALPYAAIVADPYNQARIVRSTAGRLRQQASPFESSSTYYLTKRIIQGVHS; this comes from the exons ATGAAGGCGCAGCAG CAATTGGCATCCGTACTGCTAGCCCTGTTTATCTGTGTCCGAGGACAACAGTACGTCCCATATGGCCCGGGACTCAATGGAATTCAAACAG GTCAAGTTCCCGCTGCAAATATTATCAGAGCGCCGCCATTGCCAAACGCACCAGTTAGCTCCAGCCCAGTGGTCAACCTGAACCTTCCTATTGGACGTTCTTACAAAGCACCAGAAGGCGCATATGGCATCGGTTCCGTGGTACAAAATGGACGCATTTCCATTCCTCCGGGAGCCACAGTGGCTGCGAATGGTAATGGAAGGCTGACAGATGTGCTCGGCCTCGGAAGCCTTTACGTCGAAAGAGGAGTCAGCGGTGGTTCTCCCGGTCGCCTTGTTCGCATACAGAAACGATCTGCTGATGAAAGTCGTGACGTGCGCCATCACTACGAGGAAGATCTGAGAACGGCCGTGAGAGAGCTTACCGGTGCAGGTGTTTTGCCTAGGCATACCAAACACGTTGAGTATGATCGTGAAAGTATGTACAGGCTCGCAAAGGAAGCAATCAAGAAGAATCCGCGCAAGGGTATTTCGTTTAAAAAACCCGAGGGAGGATATGGCGTCGGCTCTATTTTTGATAGCGTGAACCCTCCTTTTAGTAAGGACACCGAGAATCACAAGAAATTAGAAGCTAAGGTCAGTCGAAAGTACCCTGTCCGTGAGGATGCACCAAACTCGCCAGAAGAAGCCCTGAGAACTCTTGCGGATCATCCTAAAGGAGTATCCTACAAGAAGCCTGAGGGTGAATACGGCGTTGCTTCGTTGTTTGATACAACCACTCTGTTCAACCCTTTCTTCCATAGGCGCCACAGGAGACAGGCTGTTGGCTCCGGGTCAGTAACCGCCGTTCTAGTAGACTTTGACAAGGACACCGATTCACCAGCACAGCCACCTTCAGCTCCGACAAGCAGTTTTGCTCCCGTCGTCGGATTCACTGTCCAGGAACCTGAAGGGGGTACCCCAAGCAAGCACATCCTCAAGAACGTCATTTACAGGAAGCGCCCAGGAAGCTTCAAGCCGGCATTTTCACCGGACGCACCGCCTACCAAGCATGTGCTGAGAATTCCAGACAGCATCGAACTACCGCCGCTTGGTGGCATACCCGAAAAGACTGGTGAGGAGTCGCCTGACATCCAGATCGTTGCTTCTCAAGGGACCGCTCGGCCGAAGCCGGTCGTTTCCCGAAAGGCCACCTCCACGGCGACTATCGAGTTCCGACCGACCTTCCCTGTGGAGCACATCAAGCCGGCCCTTCCTCCTCTGCCAAGACCATCGACTCGCCATCACTCGAAGGCTTCGCACTCgcacactgacgccagcgcccTCAAGAAGGCGCCTGCTAAATCGATGACAGAATCGCACAAATTGGCTACGTCACCTCTGGTTGCTGTGCCACCGGGACAAGTGGTTTACAACCGACAGCTCGCAGCATCCGTGCCCGTGCAGCCAGTGCGAAATGTCGGACTTCAATCCAGACCTCCTGCCGTTCCCACCCAAACTTTGAGGCCAGCGCCAACGGTGCAACGAGTGTTCTCGCAGCCCCAGCTTCAAGCCACGGCGCAGCCTACCGCGCAAGTGCAGCCGCAGCTTCAGGCGCAACACAACGTCGTCGCCGCCGCACCAGCAGCCGCTCCTCAATCAACACTTCAGGTGCAGCCACCGGTGGTCGCCGCTGCACCACCTCAGCTTCAGGCTGTCGCAGCTTCTCCTTACCCAGGAGCCTTGTACCAGCAGTACACGCCCTTGGACCCAACTACGTACCAGGTGGCTCAGCCAGGACAGTACCAAACCTTCCACCATTCGCCCTACGCACTACCTTATGCTGCTATCGTCGCGGATCCTTACAACCAAGCCAGGATAGTGCGGTCAACTGCAGGAAGGCTGAGGCAACAGGCTTCTCCTTTTGAATCCTCTTCCACCTACTACTTGACTAAGAGGATTATCCAGGGAGTCCACTCGTGA